Within Chelatococcus sp. HY11, the genomic segment CACGCGATCGAAGACAACACGCATGAAGAACCGGCCGGTCTCGGTGTCGTCGAACTGGTGAGCCTGGTTGATGTTGCAACCCGTCTCGAACAGGTAGGTCGACACGGCGGAAACGATGCCGGGGCGGTTGATGCACGACAGCGTCAGCACATGGTTGGCACGAGACATCGGGAACTCCGGCGGCCTTGACGAATACGGTTCCGTGGCGGGGCCACGCCTTGTCGCGACCCTGGCGGCTTCATGCCGTTGCCGGGCGGAGAACGCAAGAGCCACGCATGCGAGGTCTGAGAATGCCAGGGTGCCGCGCTCCTGCGCGGCGGCCGTGTGTCGTAATTGTGGCGATTGCTTGTCGCGGCCCCTTGTGAAGTGTTACACCCACGGCAGCTTTTCGACCCGAAAGGGGCCGGGCGGGCCGGAGGCGGCCTTGCGGCTCGCCGGGTTGGATATTACGTGATTTCAACACCAAGGTGCTGAATGGCCATTCGTCTGCATCGCGGAGATCTTCCGCCAGGTCTTGATTTCGGCGCGTCAGTCGCGGTCGATACGGAGACGCTTGGTCTCAATCCGCACCGCGACCGGCTCTGTGTCGTTCAGCTCTCCCGTGGCGACGGGTCGGCGGAGGTTGTGCAGATCCTTCGCGACGGCCCGCCACCAGAGAATTTGATCAGGCTCCTCGCTGATCCCGGGGTGGTGAAGATCTTCCATTTCGCGCGTTTCGACCTCGCCGTGCTGTTCCATCGGCTGGGGGTCATGCCGGCGCCGGTCTATTGCACGAAGATCGCCTCGAAGCTCACGCGCACCTATACGGACCGCCACGGCCTCAAGGACCTCCTGAAGGAACTGCTTTCGGTCGATATCTCAAAACAGCAGCAATCCTCCGATTGGGGCGCCGACACATTGACGGACGCCCAGATCGCCTATGCCGCATCCGATGTCCTGCATCTCCATGCCCTGAGGGAGAAGCTGGATATATCCCTCGCCCGCGAGGGAAGGACTGAGATCGCGGCCGCTTGTTTCGATTTTCTGCCGACCCGGGCCCGGCTCGACCTTCTCGGCTGGCCTGATGTCGACATTTTCGCGCATAGTTGAGCGACCGGTTGGCGATCAGACGCCGGACAGGCCACAACTTCGCCACGGGTTTCGCTGATTGAAGGGCGTGATGCTAGGAGGGCCGCGCGGGTTCAGGACACGATGGATCAACCGACCCTGGAGATGAGGCCGCCGTTGGGGGCACCAAACACTAGCAGCGCCAAGCGTTTACAGCGCGGCGGTTACGCGGCCGCTGTGAAGCATTCCGCGCGCGTGCGCTTCTTCAAGAAGGCTATCCCCATCGGCGCGGCGACTGCCGTGATCCTCGTGCTGATCATTGGCATCTTCGATCCTTTCGGCCGCTTGCGCGGCCTCTCCCTCGGCCCGGTGAGCCTGTCCGGCACGAAGATCACGATGGCGGCGCCGAAGCTGCGCGGATACCGCGCGGGGTCGAGGCCCTATGAGATGACCGCGGCATCGGCGTCCCAAGATGCGCGCAAGCCCAATATCGTGGAACTCAACGATATTACCGGGAAGGTGACGTTGGAGAACAACGGCCAGGCTCATATCGAGGCGACGACGGGCGTTTATGACTCCCAGACCGAGCTTCTGGAACTTGCTGGCCGCGTCAATGTGCGGACTGACACGGGCTACAGCGCCCATCTCACGACGGCATCCGTCGACTTCAAGGGCGGCAAGGTTTCATCGGCGGAGCCGGTGAGGGTTGATATCGATGGAGGCTCGATTAAAGCGGATAAGCTTGATATCGATGACAATGGCAAGCACATCGTCTTCCAAGGGCGGGTGCGAGCCATCATGGAATCTGATAAGGCCCGATCGAACCCTCCTGCTCCTACGAACGATTGAGAGACGAGCCATGAAGCGTTGCTTCCTATCGCATCTAGGCTTCGCCCTGGCCCTACCGATCGCGGTTGCCGCAGTTGCGCCTGCCGCTTTCGCCCAGAAAGTTGCGCAGCAACAGCAACAGCAACAGCAAGGGCCAAAGAATTCGCCTCTCGGAGGTATCGGCTCCAACAACAAGGAGCCGATCAAGATCGACGCCGATCGCCTGGATATCTTCGATCGGGAGCAGCGCGCCAGCTTCTCCGGCAATGTGGTTGCCGTGCAGGGCGACACGACCATGCGGTGCTCGCTGCTCAACGTCTACTATGAGCAAAGCGCGATGGGCGGTGCCACCGGCGCGCAACGGCCGGCGCAACCCGCTGCCCAGCCCGGTGGGGAGAACAGCAATATCCGCAGGCTCGACTGCAAGGGGCCCGTGACGGTCGTCTCCAAGGACCAGACCGCGACTGGCGAGAACGCGACCTATGACCGGGGCGACAACAAGGTCATCCTCACTGGGCGCGTCGCTTTGAGCCAAGGTCCCAATGTGCAGCAATGCGATCGCATCGTCTATAATTTGGACACGAGCATCGCCAATTGTGAATCCCGCCCGGGTGGCCGCGTGCAGGGTGTCTTCGTTCCCGGCAGCGCCGAGCCTGGGCAGAAGCCGGCCCAATCGCGCCAGGGCCGCTGAGCGGCGACCGGACGGGCGGCCGGGCGTTATAATGGATCAGGTAATGGATCAAACAGTCGGCGCCAGCTACGCCGCTTCCTCGCATGAGATCTCTGGTGGTGCCCTCTCATCGGCGAGCGAGGGAGCCGTGCAGGGCCGCGTCATGGGAAGCGGCATTCTCTCGGTGCATGGCCTCGAGAAAAGCTATCGCGGCCGAACCGTCGTGCAGGACGCGACGCTGCATCTCAGCAACGGCGAGGCCGTCGGCCTGCTTGGGCCGAATGGTGCCGGCAAGACGACGATCTTCTACATGATCACCGGGCTGGTAGGCGCGGACCGGGGCATGATCAGCCTTGATGGCCACGACATCACCCATCTGCCGATGTATCGGCGGGCGCGCCTCGGGATCGGCTATCTTCCCCAGGAAGCCTCGATCTTCCGCGGGCTGAGCGTCGAGGACAATATCCGTGCCGTGCTCGAGGCCGTGGAACCCGACCGCAAGGCACGGGACCGTAAACTCGATGAGCTGCTCGAGGAATTCGATATAGCGCGATTGCGGAAGTCACCCTCCATCGCGCTGTCTGGCGGTGAAAGGCGTCGCTGCGAGATTGCGCGTGCGCTCGCCGGCAATCCATCGTTCATGCTTCTCGACGAACCCTTCGCGGGTATCGATCCCATCGCGGTCGGTGACATCCAGAATCTCGTGCGGCACCTGACCCGCAGGGGTATCGGGGTACTTATCACCGACCATAATGTGCGAGAGACGCTCGGGCTGATCGACCGGGCCTATATCATCCACTCCGGTCGTGTGCTGACCGAAGGTACACCGGACGAGATTATCGCTGATCAGGACGTTCGTCGGCTCTATCTCGGTGAAGATTTTCACCTGTGATTTTTTGCGGGCCGCGCGCCCTTCGAAGGCAAAGAGCCCAAGCTGCTCAATTCATAAGCATTTTGCTGTTTAACCATCACGCCGGATTGCCGCATGGCCGCATTCAGCACGCGCATTGCGCCTTTGACGCCGCGCTCGCAACCAGATAGAGATTGAACGCAAGAATTATGCCGATTTCTACCTGAGGTATCTCACTACGCGCGACGCAATCCGTGGCGTGGGAAGAGCAGGATCGATCGGCGAGCCGGGGGCATGTTCGCCGCGCCGAGGTGGGGCCACTTTAGCGGGATGTCTTCCGGCCATCGGCTGAGGGTGGTGGGCGTCGGCAATGGCTCTATCTCACAGACTTGAATTGCGCCAAGGGCAGTCCTTGGTCATGACGCCGCAGCTGTTGCAGGCGATCAAGCTGCTGCAGTTGTCGCATTTCGAGCTCATGGCGCATGTCGAGGCGGAACTCGAGACAAATCCCCTTCTGGAACGCGGCGGCGATGTTGCCGACGGCTTCGATGGGGCTGACGAGCGGCACGCCGATGCTCACGAGCCGGCGCCTCCCGCGTCCTTCGATACTCCTCTCGATCCCGCTGACTGGAGCCAGCCTGACGGCGGGCTCCAGCGCGAGACAATCGAGGCGGATTTCGGCACGACATTCGACAATGTCTTTCAGGACGAGGCGCCGCTACGGGCCGCAGAGGCTGCTGGCGGAAGTGAATTGCCGGTGTCGTCCTCCCTCTGGAGCGGCGTGGGCGGCGGCGGCTTCGACGACGACATGGATTTCGCCGCGACGCTTGTCGCGGACGAGACCCTTCACGGTCATCTCGAAGCCCAGCTCGATCTCGCCACGACGGATCCCGTTACCCAATTGATCGGCCGCTTCCTGATCGACGCCATCGACGAGGCGGGCTATCTCGCGGAGGATCTCGCGGTCATCGCGGATCGGCTCGACGTGGGCGTCAGCCGGGTAGAACTTGTGCTCAAGCTCGTCCAGAGCTTCGAGCCCTCCGGCGTAGGCGCGCGCAGCCTCGCCGAATGTCTTGCCATCCAGCTCAGAGAGCTGGACCGCTTCGATCCGGCGATGGAGGCCCTCGTCGCCAACCTGCCGCTGGTCGCGCGCCGGGATTTCCAGGCCCTCAAGCGCATTTGCGGGGTGGACGACGAGGATCTCGCCGACATGCTGGCGGAAGTGCGCCAGCTTGATCCGAAGCCGGGCCGTGCCTTCGGTTCCACGCCAGTCCAGCCACTGGTGCCGGATGTGTTCGTGCGGACAGCGCCCGATGGGAGCTGGCTTATCGATCTCAATCCGGAGACGCTGCCGCGGGTGCTCGTCAACCAGACCTACCACGCCAAGGTGGCGCGCCATGCGCGCAACGATACGGAAAAGGCCTATATCGCCGATTGCCTCCAGAATGCCACCTGGCTGCAGCGCAGCCTTGAGCAGCGAGCCAAGACCATTCTGAAGGTTGCCTCCGAGATCGTGCGCCAGCAGGACGGCTTCTTCGCCTATGGCGCGGAGCATCTGCGTCCATTGAACCTTAAGACAGTGGCGGATGCGATCGGCCTTCACGAATCAACCGTCTCCCGCGTGACGTCGAACAAGGCGATCGGTACAAGCCGTGGCGTCTTCGCGATGAAATATTTCTTCTCGGCGGCAATCGCGGGGGTAACGGGCGCTGAGAGCCATTCGGCGGAAGCTGTTCGCCATCGCATCAAGCAGATGATCGATCAGGAAACGCCGCGCGACATTCTGTCCGATGATGCCATTGTCCAGAAACTGCGTGACAGTGGCATCGATATTGCGCGGAGGACGGTCGCCAAATACCGCGAATCGTTGCGCATCCCGTCCTCGGTCGAGCGACGGCGGATGCATCAGCGGGCGTGACCGCGAAACCGTGAGCCATTAAACGCTTGAGGCGCGTTGACAGATCCTGGGGAGCTTTCTAGGACTTGGCGCTAGAGACTGACGTGAATGGATGATCAAGGCTCACGACGTGATCGCCCCGGCCAGGCAGGGAGGAACAGATGGTTTTGCGGCTTTTCCACGATCAGCATTCAGCGCTCTTTTGCTGCATTTCCAACGTTCTTGCCAATTATACAGGCGGTCATTGCCCTGATCGCGCGATCGCACCAGCTCGTCCCCCTAGCGGCGGACCTCGCAACATCGTATATCGTCGTGATGAGGAGCTTCGGGAATATCCGCCCGAGCCATGTTTCGAGGGGCAGGCCTGACATCGTATCGGCCTTGAAGGCCGTTTCATAACGATCTCGCGGGGGCGGCCTTTGCCGCACGTACTCAAGACGATGGCTCTGATCGACATCATATCTCCGAACGCTGTTTTGCCCTCTCTCAAGGTCAACGGCAAAAAGCAGGCACTCCAGGAAGTCGCCAGCCAGGCTGCCCGACTTCTCAATCTCGATGATCGCGAGATCTTCGAGGCGCTGCTTCAGCGCGAGCGCCTGGGATCGACCGGCATCGGTGACGGCATCGCCATTCCGCATGGCAAGCTGGCCCATGTCGACAAGCTGTTCGGGCTCATGGCCCGGCTTGAGCGCCCTATCGATTTCGAGGCCCTCGACGGCCAGCCCGTCGATATCATTTTTCTGCTCCTGGCACCGGAGACGGCGGGCGCGGACCACCTCAAGGCGCTCGCCCGGATTGCCCGGCTGTTGCGCGAGCCGGGTCTGGTCGACAGCATACGTGCCACCCGGGACGCGTCGGCGCTTTATGCCCTTATTACCCAGAGCGCGGTTTCGCACCCGGCATAGGTCCACCCTGGAGAGGGGTCCTCATGTATTTCTATCAGCCGTCCAAGGGGCATGGGCTGCCGCATGATCCCTTCAATGCGATCATCGGCCCGCGCCCTATTGGCTGGATTTCGTCCCGCGCGGCTGATGGGGTGCTGAATCTCGCACCCTACAGCTTTTTCAACGCTTTCAACTACAGGCCGCCGATCATCGGCTTCGCCAGCACGGGCTGGAAGGACAGCGTCCGCAATATCACCGAGACGGGGGAATTCGTCTGGAACCTGGCGACGCGCGCCCTCGCGGAGGCCATGAACGTGACCTCGACGACGCTGCCGCCCGCCGTGGATGAATTCGCGCTCGCAGGGCTGACGCCGGCAGCGAGCCAGATGGTCAGCGTACCGCGTGTGGCGGAAAGTCCTGTTGCCATGGAATGCGTGAAGATCGACGTCATTCGTCTCAAGTCGGCGGCGGGGGAGCCCGTCGACAGCTGGCTGACCCTCGGCGAGGTCGTCGGTGTCCATATCGACGAGGCGCTTCTCAAGGACGGCGTCTACGACACGGCGGCCGCGCTCCCCATCCTGCGCGCGGGAGGCGTGGGGGGCTACGCGCAGATCTCGCCCGACGTCATGTTCGAGATGGTGAGGCCCGACGCGCGCCGGTAAGATACAACCTCACTCCACCTCCGCCAGGATCACTTCAAGCCGATTTATGTTTGCACCCGGTGCTGTTACAAGCATGGCCGCTCCCTTCCCGTCGCGGCGGGAGCGTTGCCATGCTGCACGGGGCCTCGCGGATGCTCGACGACCAGGCGCTTTTCATCACCCAGCTCGTCACGCTTTGGGCCGTGCTTGATCCGATAAGCCATCTGCCTCTTTTCATGGGGGCGACCACAAGCCTGAGCGATGGTGAAAAACGCCGAGCGGCCTCGATCGCCGTGCTGCTGGCCTTCGTCATTCTCGCGATCTTCGGCTTTTGCGGTCAGTTCCTCCTGCATGCCATGGGCATTTCACTGCTCTCCTTCCAGATCGCGGGCGGCATCGTCCTCTTCCTGTTCGCCGTGTCCATGGTGCTTGGCGAGGCCAAACACACGCCGTCGTCGGTGCCGACCGGCGAGAAGGTGATGGAGGTCGCCGTCTATCCGCTCGCCACGCCGATCATCGCCGGGCCCGGCGCGATGCTCACCATCGTCCTCCTCATGGACAACAACCGTTACTCGCCAACCGAACAGATCATCACCTTCGCCGCTTTGGCGACCGTTCTCGTCGGGCTCCTCACCATCTTCCTGCTGGGCGGCATTCTCACGAAGCTGCTCGGCACCGGAATGACCAACCTGCTGCGGCGAACGATGGGCCTCGTCCTCGCGGCGCTTGCCGTCAATCTCGTGCTCAGCGCGGCGGCGACCTGGCTGAAACTGCCGGAGATTTAGAATACACCGGCTCAAGATCGTGCCGACCCCCGTCCGCTTTTGTCCCGTATGATTGTCACCGATGCTGCCCTGGATAACCCTCGACACCGCCAAGATACCGGATGCCAGCCTCGCTGGTGGAGAAGGAGAGCTGCGCCTCAAGCAGCGCGGACAGGAGTTCTCCATCATGCTCGGCACGAACGAGCTGATGAACAGCCGGCTGAGCGGTTCCGAGGAGGCGCTAGCCAATCTTGGTTGCGCGCGCATCGCGGGGCGCTCCCGCCCTCATGTTCTCATCGGCGGGCTTGGCATGGGCTTCACCCTGCGAGCAGCCCTCGCGGCGCTGGGCGCGGACGCGCGCGTCACGGTGGCCGAGCTCGTGCCGGCCGTCGTCGCCTGGGCGCGAGGGCCGATGGCCGGCCTCTTCGCCGGCTCGCTGGAGGACCGGCGTGTGACCCTACGCGAGGAGGACGTCGCGCTGTTGATGCGCGAGCGTGGAGCGGCCTTCGACGCCATCCTGCTCGATGTGGACAACGGCCCGGAGGGCCTCACATCGGAGGCCAATGACAGCCTTTATTCGACAGCGGGTCTCGGGATCGCCCGCGCGGCGCTCCGTCCGGGCGGCATTCTGGCGGTCTGGTCCGCGGCACCGGACCACGCTTTCGCGCAGCGACTGCGACGGGTGGGCTTCGCGGTGGAGGAGGCGCGGGTCCGCGCCAATCGCGGGCGCTCCGGCGCGCGGCACGTCATCTGGCTCGCCGCCAAGGATGGCGGCGCTCAGCCGCGGCCCCGGTCCCGCTGAGCCTGTCCCGTGGAAACGACGCTCTATCTGCCGGTCAAGCGCTTCCTCGAGGGGCTCGGTTTTTCCGTCAAAGGCGAAATCGGCGGCTGTGACATCGTGGCGCTCAAGGAGGGCGAGCCGCCGCTCGTGGTGATCGGCGAAATGAAGTTGAGCTTCAATCTGGAGCTCGTGCTGCAAGCCGTCGACCGTGCTGCCGCCTGCGACGAGGTATGGCTCGCGGCCCGCCTGTCCGCCCGGGGCAAAGGGCGCGAGAGCGATGCCCGCTTCCGCCAGCTCTGCCGGCGGCTTGGTTTCGGGATGCTCGGCGTGGCCGCCGATGGCGCGGTCAGCGTGCTCGTGAGCCCGGAGGCCCCCATGCCGCGCAAGAACCCGCGCCGGCGTTCGCGTCTCGTCTCGGAGCATCGCAGGCGTCTCGGCGATCCGGCGT encodes:
- a CDS encoding ribonuclease H-like domain-containing protein, with protein sequence MAIRLHRGDLPPGLDFGASVAVDTETLGLNPHRDRLCVVQLSRGDGSAEVVQILRDGPPPENLIRLLADPGVVKIFHFARFDLAVLFHRLGVMPAPVYCTKIASKLTRTYTDRHGLKDLLKELLSVDISKQQQSSDWGADTLTDAQIAYAASDVLHLHALREKLDISLAREGRTEIAAACFDFLPTRARLDLLGWPDVDIFAHS
- the lptC gene encoding LPS export ABC transporter periplasmic protein LptC is translated as MGAPNTSSAKRLQRGGYAAAVKHSARVRFFKKAIPIGAATAVILVLIIGIFDPFGRLRGLSLGPVSLSGTKITMAAPKLRGYRAGSRPYEMTAASASQDARKPNIVELNDITGKVTLENNGQAHIEATTGVYDSQTELLELAGRVNVRTDTGYSAHLTTASVDFKGGKVSSAEPVRVDIDGGSIKADKLDIDDNGKHIVFQGRVRAIMESDKARSNPPAPTND
- a CDS encoding LptA/OstA family protein, with the protein product MKRCFLSHLGFALALPIAVAAVAPAAFAQKVAQQQQQQQQGPKNSPLGGIGSNNKEPIKIDADRLDIFDREQRASFSGNVVAVQGDTTMRCSLLNVYYEQSAMGGATGAQRPAQPAAQPGGENSNIRRLDCKGPVTVVSKDQTATGENATYDRGDNKVILTGRVALSQGPNVQQCDRIVYNLDTSIANCESRPGGRVQGVFVPGSAEPGQKPAQSRQGR
- the lptB gene encoding LPS export ABC transporter ATP-binding protein yields the protein MDQTVGASYAASSHEISGGALSSASEGAVQGRVMGSGILSVHGLEKSYRGRTVVQDATLHLSNGEAVGLLGPNGAGKTTIFYMITGLVGADRGMISLDGHDITHLPMYRRARLGIGYLPQEASIFRGLSVEDNIRAVLEAVEPDRKARDRKLDELLEEFDIARLRKSPSIALSGGERRRCEIARALAGNPSFMLLDEPFAGIDPIAVGDIQNLVRHLTRRGIGVLITDHNVRETLGLIDRAYIIHSGRVLTEGTPDEIIADQDVRRLYLGEDFHL
- the rpoN gene encoding RNA polymerase factor sigma-54, translating into MALSHRLELRQGQSLVMTPQLLQAIKLLQLSHFELMAHVEAELETNPLLERGGDVADGFDGADERHADAHEPAPPASFDTPLDPADWSQPDGGLQRETIEADFGTTFDNVFQDEAPLRAAEAAGGSELPVSSSLWSGVGGGGFDDDMDFAATLVADETLHGHLEAQLDLATTDPVTQLIGRFLIDAIDEAGYLAEDLAVIADRLDVGVSRVELVLKLVQSFEPSGVGARSLAECLAIQLRELDRFDPAMEALVANLPLVARRDFQALKRICGVDDEDLADMLAEVRQLDPKPGRAFGSTPVQPLVPDVFVRTAPDGSWLIDLNPETLPRVLVNQTYHAKVARHARNDTEKAYIADCLQNATWLQRSLEQRAKTILKVASEIVRQQDGFFAYGAEHLRPLNLKTVADAIGLHESTVSRVTSNKAIGTSRGVFAMKYFFSAAIAGVTGAESHSAEAVRHRIKQMIDQETPRDILSDDAIVQKLRDSGIDIARRTVAKYRESLRIPSSVERRRMHQRA
- the ptsN gene encoding PTS IIA-like nitrogen regulatory protein PtsN, whose translation is MALIDIISPNAVLPSLKVNGKKQALQEVASQAARLLNLDDREIFEALLQRERLGSTGIGDGIAIPHGKLAHVDKLFGLMARLERPIDFEALDGQPVDIIFLLLAPETAGADHLKALARIARLLREPGLVDSIRATRDASALYALITQSAVSHPA
- a CDS encoding flavin reductase family protein, which gives rise to MYFYQPSKGHGLPHDPFNAIIGPRPIGWISSRAADGVLNLAPYSFFNAFNYRPPIIGFASTGWKDSVRNITETGEFVWNLATRALAEAMNVTSTTLPPAVDEFALAGLTPAASQMVSVPRVAESPVAMECVKIDVIRLKSAAGEPVDSWLTLGEVVGVHIDEALLKDGVYDTAAALPILRAGGVGGYAQISPDVMFEMVRPDARR
- a CDS encoding MarC family protein → MLHGASRMLDDQALFITQLVTLWAVLDPISHLPLFMGATTSLSDGEKRRAASIAVLLAFVILAIFGFCGQFLLHAMGISLLSFQIAGGIVLFLFAVSMVLGEAKHTPSSVPTGEKVMEVAVYPLATPIIAGPGAMLTIVLLMDNNRYSPTEQIITFAALATVLVGLLTIFLLGGILTKLLGTGMTNLLRRTMGLVLAALAVNLVLSAAATWLKLPEI
- a CDS encoding DUF2161 family putative PD-(D/E)XK-type phosphodiesterase; this encodes METTLYLPVKRFLEGLGFSVKGEIGGCDIVALKEGEPPLVVIGEMKLSFNLELVLQAVDRAAACDEVWLAARLSARGKGRESDARFRQLCRRLGFGMLGVAADGAVSVLVSPEAPMPRKNPRRRSRLVSEHRRRLGDPALGGGSRAPIMTAYRQQALACAAALARGALRPRDLRPLAPDAAKILQRNVYGWFARAERGVYALTAAGQEALVRWPQNDTTSVHGADTLSATEDYSTTTL